One genomic segment of Brassica napus cultivar Da-Ae chromosome A3, Da-Ae, whole genome shotgun sequence includes these proteins:
- the LOC111214348 gene encoding squalene synthase 1 — translation MGSLGTFLRYPDDIYPLLKMKRAIEQAEKQIPPEPHWAFCYSMLHKVSRSFSLVIQQLGTELRNAVCVFYLVLRALDTVEDDTSIPTDEKLPILIAFHRHIYDTDWHYSCGTKEYKVLMDQLHHVSAAFLELEKGYQEAIEEITKRMGAGMAKFICHEVETVDDYDEYCHYVAGLVGLGLSKLFLASGSEVLTPDWEHISNSMGLFLQKTNIIRDYLEDINEIPKSRMFWPRKIWGKYAGKLEDLKYEKNSSNAVQCLNEMVTNALTHIEDCLKYMAALRDPSIFRFCAIPQIMAIGTLALCYNNVQVFRGVVKLRRGLTAKVIDRTKTMADVYGAFYDFSCMLKTKVDKNEPNASKTLKQLEDVQQLCRDNGVLHKRKSYVNDKGQSNNLYIVMLVILLAIVFAYLRANGVVSDEQ, via the exons ATGGGGAGCTTGGGGACGTTTCTGAGATACCCTGATGATATATATCCGCTGCTGAAGATGAAACGAGCGATCGAGCAAGCAGAGAAGCAGATCCCACCTGAGCCACACTGGGCTTTCTGCTACTCAATGCTCCACAAGGTCTCTCGAAGCTTCTCTCTCGTTATTCAGCAGCTAGGCACCGAGCTTCGTAACGCT GTGTGTGTGTTCTACTTGGTTCTTCGAGCTCTTGATACTGTTG AGGATGACACAAGCATACCAACTGATGAAAAGCTGCCCATCTTGATAGCATTCCATCGGCACATATATGATACTGACTGGCACTATTCAT GTGGTACCAAGGAATACAAGGTTCTAATGGACCAGCTTCACCATGTTTCTGCAGCTTTTTTGGAACTTGAAAAAGG GTATCAAGAGGCTATTGAGGAAATTACTAAAAGAATGGGTGCAGGAATGGCCAAGTTTATCTGCCATGAG GTAGAGACTGTTGATGACTATGATGAGTACTGCCACTATGTTGCTGGACTTGTGGGTTTAGGTCTCTCTAAACTCTTCCTCGCTTCCGGATCAGAAGTTTTGACCCCAGACTGGGAGCATATTTCCAATTCAATGGGTTTATTTCTTCAG AAAACAAACATAATCAGAGACTATCTTGAGGACATTAATGAAATACCAAAGTCCCGCATGTTTTGGCCTCGCAAGATCTGGGGCAAATATGCTGGCAAGCTCGAG GACTTGAAATACGAGAAGAACTCAAGCAATGCAGTGCAGTGCTTGAATGAAATGGTCACCAATGCTTTGACGCATATTGAAGATTGCCTCAAATACATGGCTGCCTTGCGTGATCCTTCTATTTTTCGGTTCTGTGCTATCCCTCAG ATCATGGCGATTGGTACACTTGCGTTATGCTATAACAATGTGCAAGTATTTAGAGGCGTTGTGAAATTGAGGCGAG gTCTTACTGCTAAAGTGATTGATCGGACAAAGACAATGGCTGATGTGTATGGTGCCTTTTATGATTTTTCTTGCATGCTGAAAACAAAG GTTGACAAGAACGAGCCAAATGCTAGTAAGACACTAAAACAACTAGAAGACGTTCAGCAACTATGCAGAGACAACGGGGTTCTTCATAAGAG AAAGTCTTATGTTAATGACAAAGGACAATCAAACAATCTTTAT ATTGTAATGCTTGTGATTCTACTGGCCATAGTCTTTGCATATCTCAGAGCAAACGGAGTGGTCAGTGATGAGCAGTGA